The following proteins are encoded in a genomic region of Spirosoma sp. SC4-14:
- a CDS encoding MBL fold metallo-hydrolase, protein MPLYITSLNSGSNGNCYYVGNEQEAVLIDAGISCRETEKRIHRLGLSLHTIKAIFVSHEHTDHIRGIPQLARKHQWPVYITPRTLQQSRLPYQSFPTHQLRSFEPVQIGALTITAFPKLHDASDPHSFVIDCEGTRVGVFTDIGSPCKNVIHHFSQCHAAFLEANYDDDMLEKGSYPYYLKRRIRGGHGHLSNQQALDLFKGYKPSFMSHILLSHLSKDNNSPQLTHDLFTAHAHNTEVIVASRFEETPVFTIAGNFV, encoded by the coding sequence ATGCCACTTTATATTACGTCATTAAATTCGGGGAGCAACGGCAATTGTTATTACGTTGGCAATGAGCAGGAAGCCGTACTGATCGATGCGGGTATTTCCTGCCGGGAAACCGAAAAGCGAATCCATCGACTGGGTTTATCGCTTCATACCATAAAAGCCATTTTCGTTTCTCACGAACATACCGATCATATCAGAGGCATACCGCAACTGGCCCGAAAGCACCAGTGGCCTGTTTATATTACTCCCCGAACGTTGCAGCAGTCGCGGTTGCCGTATCAGAGTTTTCCGACCCACCAGCTACGCAGCTTCGAACCCGTTCAAATTGGCGCTCTTACTATTACGGCATTCCCCAAACTGCACGATGCCTCCGACCCACACAGCTTTGTCATCGACTGTGAGGGCACCAGGGTAGGTGTGTTTACGGATATTGGTAGCCCCTGCAAAAACGTGATTCATCATTTTAGTCAATGCCACGCTGCGTTTCTGGAAGCTAATTATGACGATGATATGCTGGAAAAGGGCAGCTATCCCTACTATCTGAAACGTCGGATTCGGGGTGGCCATGGGCACCTTTCCAATCAACAGGCACTGGATCTGTTTAAGGGATATAAGCCGTCATTCATGAGTCACATTTTGTTGTCGCACCTATCGAAAGATAACAATAGCCCTCAACTCACCCACGACCTGTTTACGGCTCACGCCCACAACACAGAAGTAATTGTTGCGTCGCGTTTTGAGGAAACTCCGGTCTTTACCATTGCGGGTAATTTTGTTTAA
- a CDS encoding head GIN domain-containing protein, producing the protein MKTLVASLLVCILCCSSLIANAQDGGIVGNGQMVTQQRTIGSFHKLTVRVGMRVRIAAGNASQAELEGESNVLPHVVTQVKNGELTVMLNENTHFKNTKGVTVTIHVPQLDQIIVSTGCSVNSDRPILATNLTATVETGSSLTAPVTAKSLKLTVREGSKASLQGTVADATIRMSGAGKLDADKLTIERADIKIDGASQANVHVTKTLAATADGVSSITYSGNPAVTTKEATGLSKIRQRS; encoded by the coding sequence ATGAAAACGCTTGTTGCCAGTTTACTTGTGTGTATACTATGCTGTAGTAGCCTGATTGCCAATGCGCAGGACGGCGGTATTGTTGGAAATGGCCAGATGGTGACGCAGCAACGAACCATCGGTAGTTTTCATAAGCTAACCGTGCGGGTTGGGATGCGTGTTCGAATTGCGGCTGGAAATGCCAGTCAGGCCGAACTGGAAGGCGAAAGTAATGTACTGCCGCATGTAGTGACTCAGGTGAAAAATGGTGAACTGACGGTCATGCTGAATGAAAACACCCATTTTAAAAATACCAAAGGTGTAACCGTAACGATTCATGTGCCGCAACTCGACCAGATTATAGTGAGCACTGGCTGTTCGGTTAATTCCGATCGGCCCATTCTGGCTACCAACCTCACCGCAACTGTTGAAACGGGTAGCAGCCTGACTGCACCGGTTACGGCCAAAAGCCTGAAATTGACCGTGCGCGAAGGCTCGAAGGCAAGTCTTCAGGGCACGGTTGCCGATGCCACCATTCGGATGTCGGGGGCGGGAAAACTGGATGCCGATAAGCTGACAATTGAACGGGCTGATATAAAAATAGACGGCGCTAGTCAGGCGAATGTGCATGTGACCAAAACATTGGCAGCAACCGCCGATGGTGTCAGTTCAATTACTTACTCGGGAAATCCTGCCGTTACAACCAAAGAGGCTACCGGCTTATCGAAAATACGCCAGCGAAGCTAA
- a CDS encoding arginine deiminase-related protein has protein sequence MQSQATSRILMIRPVNFGFNPETAGSNAFQDIKLAAQTKDAAQEDALREFDEMVRQLQAMGVEVMVYDDTADPYTPDSIFPNNWVSFHASGKVVLYPMQAENRRLERRVDIIDDLAKRFHVATVIDLTHFEQEGKFLEGTGSMVLDRMNRVAFASLSPRTDQQVLDEFSQQTGYRTLSFRAADANGQAVYHTNVLMCIGDTFAVVCLAAITDPDERLMVRQELEKLNKRVIDITLEQMASFAGNMLMIQTQKGQKLLVMSTRAFESLTPKQIDQLDDYATLLHFDLSMIEGNGGGSARCMMAEVHLPVK, from the coding sequence ATGCAATCTCAGGCTACTTCGCGAATTCTTATGATTCGGCCCGTCAACTTCGGATTCAATCCCGAAACTGCCGGGTCAAATGCGTTTCAGGATATAAAACTGGCTGCGCAAACGAAGGATGCGGCCCAGGAGGATGCTCTTCGCGAATTCGATGAAATGGTGCGTCAGCTTCAGGCTATGGGCGTTGAGGTGATGGTGTATGACGATACCGCCGACCCATACACGCCCGATTCAATTTTTCCGAACAACTGGGTTTCGTTTCATGCCAGCGGAAAAGTAGTGCTCTATCCAATGCAGGCAGAAAATCGTCGGCTCGAACGACGTGTCGATATTATTGACGATCTGGCAAAACGGTTTCATGTGGCTACGGTGATCGACCTGACGCATTTTGAGCAGGAAGGCAAGTTTCTGGAAGGAACGGGTAGTATGGTGCTCGACCGGATGAATCGGGTGGCCTTTGCCAGCCTGTCGCCCCGAACCGATCAGCAGGTGCTGGACGAATTTTCGCAGCAAACCGGCTACCGTACCCTATCCTTCCGGGCGGCCGATGCCAACGGGCAAGCTGTTTATCACACTAATGTGCTGATGTGCATTGGCGATACGTTTGCAGTTGTCTGTCTGGCCGCAATCACCGACCCCGACGAACGGCTGATGGTTCGGCAGGAACTGGAAAAACTTAACAAACGGGTTATTGATATCACGCTCGAACAAATGGCCAGTTTTGCCGGAAACATGCTGATGATTCAGACGCAGAAAGGCCAAAAATTACTGGTAATGTCGACCCGCGCATTCGAATCGCTAACGCCCAAACAAATCGATCAGTTAGACGATTATGCGACCTTACTCCATTTCGATCTGTCGATGATTGAAGGTAATGGTGGCGGCTCGGCTCGTTGCATGATGGCCGAGGTGCATCTGCCGGTGAAATAA
- a CDS encoding MarR family transcriptional regulator encodes MNAETSVTVRDTGAETRFSACLLFSANALSRAITAIGDDEFGRFGLCYSHAYLLCEVVDQPGITPSQLSETLYLTPSTITRLVEKLEQKQLVRRESEGKKTLIYPTPEGEALQPAVAQAWNRVGERYSKAIGEADVCQLTQQIFKATQALGDGL; translated from the coding sequence ATGAATGCAGAAACTAGTGTAACAGTACGGGATACTGGAGCCGAAACGCGCTTTAGTGCCTGCCTACTGTTTTCAGCGAATGCACTGTCCCGGGCAATTACGGCCATCGGTGATGACGAGTTCGGACGGTTTGGGTTGTGCTACTCTCACGCTTATCTGTTATGTGAGGTGGTCGATCAGCCAGGAATAACCCCTTCGCAGTTGAGCGAAACATTATATCTGACACCATCGACCATTACCCGACTGGTGGAAAAACTGGAACAGAAACAACTGGTCCGGCGCGAATCGGAAGGAAAGAAAACACTGATTTACCCCACTCCCGAGGGCGAAGCACTGCAACCCGCAGTGGCTCAGGCCTGGAACCGAGTGGGTGAACGATACTCGAAAGCCATTGGCGAAGCTGATGTATGCCAGCTAACCCAGCAGATTTTTAAGGCAACCCAGGCACTGGGCGACGGCCTCTAA
- a CDS encoding SDR family NAD(P)-dependent oxidoreductase: MGIKTALITGANAGLGLTTAKALAQRSFDLILLCRNEQKGLLAQAEVRKANPAVRVDVITADLADGNSVREAAQKINRNYKRLDVLINNAGYTPASIEFTADGIEKSFYASHIGHFILTYHLLDLLKKTARETGDVRIISLSSAAHAFGRKARFFRHIDSISSWSAYGDDKLANLLFAKAAAKKLAGTGITAYSVHPGAVRTNFASDMSGFGSQLFKLARTFMRTPEKGAQTSIFLASAPLKAIGEQNNGGYFADSRPKSPSNRDATDANADWLWEKSLAFV; this comes from the coding sequence ATGGGAATCAAAACTGCATTGATAACAGGAGCAAATGCGGGGTTAGGTTTAACAACAGCCAAAGCACTGGCTCAGCGATCGTTCGATCTGATTCTTCTGTGCCGTAATGAGCAGAAAGGCCTTCTGGCGCAGGCCGAAGTTCGGAAAGCCAATCCGGCTGTTCGGGTCGACGTGATAACGGCAGATCTGGCCGATGGTAATTCGGTTCGCGAAGCTGCCCAAAAAATTAATAGAAACTACAAGCGGCTCGACGTGCTGATCAACAATGCTGGTTACACACCAGCCTCAATTGAGTTTACTGCCGATGGCATCGAAAAGTCGTTCTATGCCAGTCATATCGGACATTTCATTCTGACGTATCACCTGCTCGATCTACTGAAAAAAACGGCCAGGGAAACGGGCGACGTACGCATCATCAGCCTATCGTCGGCTGCCCATGCCTTTGGCCGGAAAGCACGTTTTTTTCGACATATCGATTCCATTTCGTCGTGGTCGGCCTATGGCGACGATAAGCTGGCTAATCTGCTGTTTGCGAAAGCAGCCGCTAAAAAGCTGGCAGGTACGGGCATTACGGCCTATTCTGTCCATCCGGGAGCCGTTCGCACAAACTTTGCCAGCGATATGTCGGGCTTTGGTAGCCAGTTGTTTAAACTGGCCAGAACCTTTATGCGTACGCCCGAAAAAGGAGCCCAGACCTCGATATTTCTGGCTTCGGCTCCCCTTAAAGCGATCGGTGAGCAAAACAATGGTGGCTACTTTGCCGATAGCCGTCCGAAATCTCCTTCCAATCGCGACGCAACCGACGCCAATGCCGACTGGCTATGGGAAAAGAGTCTGGCATTTGTATAG
- a CDS encoding glycerate kinase: MKILLAPDKFKGSLTAKDVCNAMTEGIRLANPAATVLAIPMADGGEGTADVLTQATGGTWKTVVVQDPIGRPIEAGYGISGDGSTAFIEMAQASGLRLLTPSEYDPFQTNTFGTGELIVDAVRAGVKHIVLGIGGSATNDAGTGMAAALGWRFLNEVGQEMRPCGGKMAQIHTIVPPENNLPVTVDVACDVTNPLTGTQGASYIYGPQKGAKLADLPILDAGMSHWATLVNEQFAVDLPDVPGAGAAGGLGAGALLFLRAKLTEGVGLIIQHTHLAEKMTGVDLVLTGEGRIDKQTLQGKLIAGIARLAQEQRIPVVALCGSLQLNPHELDALGLTSAFSIVPGPIDLEDALTNAADYLKRTTFQLMRLMRT, translated from the coding sequence ATGAAAATTTTACTGGCACCCGATAAGTTTAAAGGATCGCTGACGGCCAAGGACGTTTGCAACGCTATGACAGAAGGTATTCGTCTGGCAAATCCGGCAGCTACTGTTTTGGCTATTCCGATGGCCGACGGGGGCGAAGGAACCGCCGACGTTCTTACGCAGGCTACCGGAGGAACCTGGAAAACGGTTGTTGTACAAGATCCCATCGGTCGGCCAATTGAAGCCGGATACGGCATTTCGGGCGACGGTTCAACGGCCTTCATCGAAATGGCGCAGGCATCGGGCTTGCGTTTGCTAACGCCGTCGGAATATGATCCCTTCCAGACGAATACTTTCGGAACCGGCGAACTAATCGTTGATGCGGTTCGGGCGGGTGTAAAGCATATCGTTCTGGGCATTGGTGGAAGTGCTACCAACGATGCCGGTACTGGCATGGCGGCTGCACTCGGCTGGCGATTTCTGAACGAGGTGGGCCAGGAAATGCGGCCATGTGGCGGAAAGATGGCTCAGATTCATACAATAGTTCCGCCCGAAAACAACCTGCCCGTAACAGTTGATGTTGCCTGCGACGTAACCAATCCACTTACAGGAACACAGGGAGCCAGTTATATCTATGGTCCACAAAAAGGGGCTAAACTCGCAGATCTTCCTATTCTGGATGCGGGTATGAGCCATTGGGCTACGCTGGTGAACGAACAGTTTGCGGTCGATCTGCCAGATGTGCCGGGAGCCGGAGCTGCTGGTGGATTAGGGGCCGGAGCGCTGTTGTTTTTACGGGCAAAACTAACCGAAGGGGTTGGGCTGATTATCCAACATACTCATTTGGCCGAAAAAATGACCGGCGTCGATCTGGTTCTGACCGGTGAAGGGCGCATTGATAAGCAGACATTGCAGGGAAAACTCATTGCCGGAATAGCCCGATTAGCCCAGGAACAGCGGATTCCGGTAGTCGCTTTGTGTGGATCGCTGCAACTTAATCCGCATGAACTCGATGCGCTGGGGTTAACCAGCGCGTTTTCAATTGTGCCCGGCCCTATCGATTTAGAGGATGCACTGACAAACGCGGCTGACTATTTAAAACGAACCACTTTTCAGCTAATGCGCCTGATGCGCACCTGA
- a CDS encoding arginine deiminase family protein, whose protein sequence is MKNEKNAALADSEVINSLDQSNTLPRVHVSSEIGTLKRLLIHSPDRGLGKVIPSKAQDWLFEDIVHLDMMRRDEYDYYVKILLYFLDPEKVRGKIARLGPDSDRTFFKPGHSDYFRSDKVVDIQLLLAEILANESIRTRLIAAICGIERTSFRTQQQLNEYDPAELAKIMISGSLPDRTMLFAPLPNFIFTRDIGIVINDHILLNKPAKLARTREALLTQYIFFNHPLFADYQDKIIEIPDNEHAFLLSDADTNRDVTRSTLEGGDVMMIAKRHLMIGVSERTTLYAAQQVMRLVFSKNLVDKVTILKIPKKRDYMHIDTIFTQVKRNVWVLLGSLARTGDEAKQRDVIHFFAPKDVSEDLKILQFIKGLEHKPIEIENLEDLLTDISRNDLGATDSVQFIYSGNNEFPFGAREQWTDSCNLLALKDGVVVGYDRNEKTADAFREAGFEVIGAAKLLERFERGESSPETIENTFIMLPSAELSRARGGSHCMSLPLLRDEI, encoded by the coding sequence ATGAAAAATGAAAAGAATGCGGCTCTTGCTGATAGTGAGGTGATAAACTCGTTGGATCAATCGAATACGCTTCCTCGTGTTCATGTCTCTTCGGAGATTGGCACCCTGAAGCGTTTACTGATTCATAGTCCCGATCGTGGATTGGGTAAGGTCATACCGTCTAAAGCGCAGGACTGGCTGTTTGAAGACATTGTTCATCTGGACATGATGCGCCGGGATGAATACGATTACTACGTTAAGATTCTGTTATATTTCTTAGATCCTGAGAAAGTACGAGGTAAAATAGCCCGCCTTGGCCCCGACTCTGATCGGACATTTTTTAAGCCCGGCCATTCTGATTATTTCAGGTCCGATAAGGTTGTTGATATTCAGCTTTTATTAGCTGAGATCCTTGCCAATGAATCGATTCGCACTCGTCTGATTGCTGCCATTTGTGGCATCGAGCGCACCTCGTTCCGAACCCAGCAGCAATTGAATGAGTATGATCCGGCCGAACTGGCCAAGATCATGATTTCGGGGTCGCTACCCGACCGCACTATGCTGTTTGCGCCTTTGCCGAACTTTATTTTTACGCGCGACATAGGTATTGTCATTAACGATCACATCCTGCTCAATAAACCGGCTAAACTCGCTCGAACGCGTGAAGCGTTATTGACGCAGTATATTTTCTTTAATCATCCGCTTTTTGCCGATTATCAGGATAAAATCATTGAAATTCCGGATAACGAACATGCTTTCCTGCTATCGGATGCCGATACAAATCGGGATGTGACCCGATCAACACTGGAAGGGGGCGATGTGATGATGATTGCCAAACGCCATCTGATGATTGGGGTTAGCGAACGAACAACGCTCTATGCTGCTCAGCAGGTAATGCGCCTTGTTTTTTCCAAAAACCTGGTCGATAAAGTAACGATTCTGAAAATTCCCAAGAAGCGGGACTATATGCACATCGATACCATTTTTACGCAGGTGAAACGTAATGTATGGGTGTTGCTGGGATCGCTGGCCCGCACGGGCGATGAAGCCAAACAACGTGATGTGATTCACTTTTTCGCACCGAAAGATGTGTCGGAAGACCTGAAAATACTTCAGTTTATTAAAGGGTTGGAACACAAACCAATTGAGATCGAAAACCTGGAAGATTTACTGACCGACATTAGTCGAAACGACCTGGGAGCTACCGATTCGGTGCAATTTATTTATTCGGGTAACAACGAGTTTCCGTTTGGTGCCCGCGAACAATGGACCGATTCCTGCAACCTGCTGGCGCTGAAAGATGGCGTGGTCGTGGGCTATGATCGCAATGAAAAAACGGCCGACGCCTTTCGGGAAGCTGGTTTTGAGGTAATCGGAGCGGCCAAATTGCTCGAACGCTTCGAACGGGGCGAATCGTCGCCCGAAACCATAGAAAATACGTTCATTATGCTCCCTTCTGCCGAATTATCGAGAGCCAGAGGAGGATCGCACTGCATGAGCCTGCCCCTGCTTCGGGATGAAATTTAG
- a CDS encoding SDR family oxidoreductase, translating to MRTEHAHTALITGANRGIGKEIARQLAQRGFAVFIGSRDMAKGREAAEELCQAGYEATFIHLDVTDPVSIKNACGVFSQKADHLDVLVNNAGILEDHGENILKLNPELLDRALKSNVSGPIMIIQDFLCFLQQSSTGGRIINVSSGAGALHDMSTYAPAYSISKTALNAVTRQFAGALQEHNIAVNCVDPGWVRTDMGGTGASRPVEKGAETIVWLATEAPHHETGKFWHDKREIAW from the coding sequence ATGAGAACAGAACATGCACATACGGCGTTGATTACGGGTGCTAACCGGGGAATTGGAAAAGAAATTGCCCGTCAGTTGGCTCAACGTGGTTTTGCCGTTTTTATTGGTTCACGCGATATGGCCAAAGGCCGCGAAGCCGCTGAAGAATTATGCCAGGCAGGCTACGAAGCCACGTTTATCCATCTCGACGTAACCGATCCGGTTAGCATTAAAAATGCCTGCGGTGTTTTTTCACAAAAAGCCGATCATCTGGACGTACTGGTCAATAATGCAGGCATTCTGGAAGATCACGGGGAAAACATTCTGAAACTTAACCCTGAATTGCTTGACCGCGCTTTGAAATCGAATGTGAGCGGACCGATTATGATTATTCAGGATTTTCTCTGTTTTCTACAGCAAAGTTCTACGGGCGGACGCATTATCAATGTATCGAGTGGGGCTGGCGCTTTACACGACATGAGTACGTATGCGCCCGCATATAGCATTTCCAAAACAGCGTTGAATGCAGTAACCCGGCAGTTTGCCGGTGCGCTTCAGGAACATAATATTGCAGTCAACTGTGTCGATCCGGGCTGGGTTCGTACCGATATGGGTGGAACCGGAGCGAGTAGACCCGTCGAAAAAGGCGCTGAAACCATCGTCTGGCTGGCCACTGAAGCCCCCCATCACGAAACCGGCAAGTTCTGGCACGATAAGCGCGAAATTGCGTGGTAG
- a CDS encoding Gfo/Idh/MocA family oxidoreductase, with protein sequence MTQLKAAIIGGGNIADTNHIPALKQQPDRVDVVAVCSRDQAKARALADKHGIAHAFASTNELYQQCAPDVVVICTPNNLHYPQTMEALEHGSHVFCEKPPAINAQQARDMARLAAQKGLVLAYNFQLRQTSEWALLMRCKTSGLLGDIYHIKAHFLRRRGIPGWGYFTNKAMQGGGALMDLGVHVLDLALCALDYPTPDQVLGNAYDFIGKTGGKGLMGSWKPETFEVEDATMAYLSFPGKASIMLSASFALNTQADKDRNLEIFGSKGGVKLFPFSLHTELAGELADVQFPYLEDNDIQLKNTAAFLDACEGKPSNVCTAEEGAILQEIVERIYQSAGR encoded by the coding sequence ATGACCCAACTTAAAGCAGCCATCATTGGTGGTGGCAATATTGCCGATACCAATCACATTCCGGCCCTTAAACAACAACCCGACCGCGTCGATGTAGTAGCCGTTTGCAGCCGCGACCAGGCCAAAGCCCGCGCTCTGGCCGATAAACACGGCATTGCCCATGCATTTGCCAGTACGAACGAACTCTACCAGCAGTGCGCCCCCGACGTTGTTGTTATCTGTACACCCAACAATCTGCATTATCCGCAAACAATGGAAGCGCTGGAGCATGGTAGCCATGTATTCTGCGAAAAACCCCCTGCCATCAATGCACAACAGGCCCGCGACATGGCCAGGTTAGCTGCCCAAAAGGGGTTGGTGCTGGCCTATAATTTCCAGCTTCGCCAAACCAGTGAATGGGCATTGCTGATGCGCTGCAAAACCAGTGGTTTACTAGGCGACATTTACCATATTAAAGCTCATTTTCTGCGTCGGCGTGGCATTCCGGGCTGGGGCTATTTTACTAACAAAGCCATGCAGGGTGGCGGTGCACTGATGGATCTGGGTGTGCATGTACTCGATCTGGCTCTCTGTGCGCTCGACTACCCTACTCCCGATCAGGTTTTGGGAAATGCCTATGATTTTATTGGCAAAACCGGCGGAAAAGGACTAATGGGTTCGTGGAAGCCCGAAACATTTGAAGTAGAAGATGCAACGATGGCCTATCTATCTTTTCCAGGCAAAGCCTCTATTATGCTTTCGGCTTCGTTTGCATTGAATACGCAGGCCGACAAAGACCGTAATCTGGAAATTTTTGGTAGTAAAGGTGGTGTAAAACTATTTCCATTCTCGCTCCATACCGAGCTGGCTGGCGAACTGGCCGATGTACAATTCCCTTATCTGGAAGACAACGACATTCAGTTAAAAAACACAGCCGCTTTTCTGGATGCCTGCGAGGGTAAACCCTCCAATGTCTGCACAGCCGAAGAGGGAGCCATTTTACAGGAAATTGTCGAACGAATTTATCAATCAGCCGGAAGGTGA
- a CDS encoding porin family protein: protein MKPVCLLLSLGLLIPAICEAQTRPAPTTNRQQELYDQYHGITKKPTSATTAAPITTTPAPAQTPSPAPIQATEATVATVPAKAESSTESAAVRIGVRGGITYPVFLEEVAQTDPTVGFVGGLVFQFGRGKLSFQPEINYSRTTLNTDIGFGKFKASSDQIVVPLFLKIASGTFAGNRFFVNVGPYGAYLASISQNGIKRDIDSGSSRFAFGAAAGVGAMIKAGPGHVTIEARGLYALGNDVDGFSTDAKTILAEGTLGYIFPLGRR, encoded by the coding sequence ATGAAACCAGTGTGTCTGCTTCTGAGTCTTGGCTTATTAATACCTGCCATTTGTGAGGCACAAACTCGCCCGGCACCAACAACCAACCGCCAGCAGGAGTTATATGATCAATATCATGGAATTACGAAAAAACCAACGTCAGCAACCACAGCCGCCCCAATAACAACTACACCGGCACCGGCCCAAACGCCATCCCCGGCCCCAATACAGGCTACGGAGGCAACGGTTGCAACGGTTCCGGCAAAAGCGGAATCCAGTACCGAAAGTGCGGCTGTTCGAATTGGGGTGCGGGGCGGTATTACGTACCCCGTCTTTTTGGAGGAAGTGGCTCAAACTGACCCCACCGTAGGTTTTGTAGGCGGCCTGGTCTTTCAGTTTGGCCGAGGAAAATTATCGTTCCAGCCCGAAATCAATTACAGCCGTACGACACTAAATACTGACATCGGTTTCGGGAAATTCAAGGCGTCGTCCGATCAGATTGTAGTTCCTCTGTTTCTAAAAATAGCCTCAGGCACTTTTGCGGGCAACCGTTTTTTTGTCAACGTAGGCCCTTATGGTGCTTATCTGGCCAGTATCAGTCAGAATGGTATTAAGCGCGACATAGACAGCGGCAGCAGCCGATTTGCTTTTGGGGCAGCCGCGGGTGTTGGAGCCATGATAAAGGCCGGACCGGGCCATGTTACCATTGAAGCCAGAGGATTATATGCCCTTGGCAACGATGTCGATGGATTCAGCACCGACGCTAAAACGATTCTGGCAGAGGGAACACTCGGCTACATTTTCCCCCTGGGCAGACGTTAA